One window of the Peptacetobacter hiranonis genome contains the following:
- a CDS encoding ABC transporter permease: MSKKSKYRPYLETMPVVALLLFVLVFGILGAFVQSLGYFPFIGMKEITLEYYTRIFSNSGFLKSLSFTLYISAISSIIAVVLGIIIASLIVSLKSKKEYIYKIPIVVPHITVALFAITFLSDSGFFARLLYSMGVKNAQEIFSNILFSSNGIGIILAYIWKETPYVMLTCLAVLKRLSSKHEMAAINLGASKWYAFRKVTLPMLLPTILSVFTIIFSFSFGSYEIPMLLGATVPKAIAVQAFIEYQNPMMTNRPYAMAMNMVIIAFCVLFVLLFNTIIKRIVMNEKN, encoded by the coding sequence ATGTCTAAGAAATCAAAATATAGACCATACTTGGAAACAATGCCAGTTGTAGCACTTCTATTATTTGTACTAGTATTTGGAATATTAGGTGCATTTGTACAGAGCTTAGGCTATTTTCCATTTATAGGTATGAAAGAAATAACATTAGAGTACTACACTAGAATTTTTTCAAATTCTGGGTTCTTAAAAAGTCTATCATTTACACTATATATAAGTGCAATATCGTCTATAATAGCGGTTGTACTTGGAATAATAATAGCTAGTTTGATAGTTTCTTTAAAATCTAAAAAAGAATATATATACAAAATTCCAATAGTAGTACCGCACATAACAGTTGCTCTATTTGCAATAACATTTTTATCTGATTCGGGATTTTTTGCTAGACTACTTTATAGTATGGGAGTAAAAAATGCACAAGAAATATTTTCAAATATACTATTTAGCTCAAATGGAATCGGAATAATACTAGCATATATATGGAAAGAAACACCATATGTTATGCTGACATGCTTGGCAGTACTAAAAAGACTTAGCAGCAAACATGAAATGGCGGCAATAAACTTAGGTGCATCTAAATGGTACGCATTTAGAAAAGTAACACTTCCGATGCTACTACCTACAATACTATCTGTATTCACAATAATATTCTCGTTCTCATTTGGATCATATGAAATACCAATGTTACTAGGTGCAACAGTACCAAAAGCAATAGCAGTTCAAGCATTTATCGAATACCAAAATCCTATGATGACAAATAGACCATATGCTATGGCTATGAATATGGTAATAATAGCATTTTGTGTATTATTCGTACTACTATTTAATACAATTATCAAAAGAATTGTTATGAATGAAAAAAATTAA
- a CDS encoding ABC transporter substrate-binding protein yields the protein MKFAKKLSAIVLSAALLLTGCSSGGNQKESSTEDKYTKMSYEEALKEAEGTTVTFYGWGGSDQTNNYIDKYIAPKLKKEHNITVKRVGMNIDEILNNLQNSVQANEEKGNIDVIWINGENFYTAKENNLLFGPFTEKLPNFEKYVNGDADDTKLDFGYPTDGYEAPFGKAQVVMEYNSDKVKPIKNADELLEAAKANPGKFTYPALPDFTGSAFVRNIIYEKVGYDKLKDIDPTDEEAVREAIKPAMDYLKELKPYLWKKGETYPTDSTQQDNMFADGSLYFNVSYNPNHASSLISNGTYPESTKTCVFDKGTIGNTHFLAIAKNAPNKAGSMVVINEILGFESQMEKYKPEVWGDLPVLDNEKLSEEQKATLDSVEIGPATLLQSELLSKRQPELPSAIVPVIEKIWTEEIPGK from the coding sequence ATGAAATTTGCAAAAAAACTTTCGGCAATAGTTTTATCAGCAGCTCTTTTATTAACAGGTTGTTCTTCTGGAGGAAACCAGAAAGAATCATCAACAGAAGACAAATATACAAAAATGTCTTATGAAGAAGCATTAAAAGAAGCTGAAGGAACAACTGTAACATTCTATGGTTGGGGTGGATCTGATCAGACAAACAACTACATAGACAAATACATTGCTCCGAAATTAAAAAAAGAACATAATATAACTGTTAAAAGAGTTGGTATGAATATAGATGAAATATTAAACAACCTTCAGAACAGTGTACAGGCTAACGAAGAAAAAGGTAATATAGATGTTATATGGATAAATGGAGAAAACTTCTATACTGCCAAAGAAAATAACTTATTATTTGGACCATTTACAGAAAAACTTCCAAACTTTGAAAAATATGTAAATGGTGATGCTGACGATACAAAACTAGACTTTGGATATCCTACTGATGGATACGAAGCTCCATTTGGAAAAGCACAGGTTGTTATGGAATATAATTCAGATAAAGTAAAACCTATAAAAAATGCGGATGAATTATTAGAAGCTGCTAAAGCAAATCCTGGTAAATTTACATATCCAGCATTACCAGACTTTACAGGTTCTGCATTTGTAAGAAATATAATATATGAAAAAGTAGGATATGACAAATTAAAAGACATAGATCCAACTGATGAAGAAGCTGTAAGAGAAGCTATAAAACCAGCTATGGACTATCTAAAAGAATTAAAACCATACCTTTGGAAAAAAGGTGAAACATATCCAACTGACTCAACTCAGCAGGATAATATGTTTGCAGATGGAAGCTTATACTTCAATGTAAGTTATAATCCAAACCATGCATCATCACTAATAAGTAATGGAACATACCCTGAATCAACAAAAACTTGTGTATTTGATAAAGGAACAATAGGAAATACTCATTTCCTAGCAATAGCTAAAAATGCTCCAAACAAAGCAGGTTCAATGGTAGTTATAAATGAAATACTAGGATTTGAATCTCAGATGGAAAAATACAAACCAGAAGTTTGGGGAGACTTACCAGTACTAGATAATGAAAAACTTTCTGAAGAACAGAAAGCTACATTAGACAGTGTAGAAATAGGACCTGCTACATTACTTCAGAGTGAATTACTTTCAAAAAGACAGCCAGAACTACCATCAGCAATAGTTCCTGTAATAGAAAAAATATGGACTGAAGAAATACCAGGTAAATAA